The Candidatus Alcyoniella australis genome includes the window GGATGGCCAACTTCTTGAGATCTTTGGTCTGGAACACTACTCGCCCCCTATTAATCGCCGAAGGCGTTTATTACACCACTGTCTACTTCGCCAATCTGTCTGCTCAGTTCCTGCTTCCTTTGCAGCAACTCGCGCTCGCGCTGGGGATCGCCCTTGGCCTGCGCCAGCTCCTGCGCGATTTGCCGCGCCTTGCCGCGCAGGTCGGCCAGTCGGATCCTGCGCTCACAGTCGTAAAATGCATCGCGTAGATTGCTCTCGTCGATCGGCAGCTCGCTTAGAATAGCGCCGGCCAGCTCGCGTGCCAACTCCTGATCCTCGAGCCCGGCCAATAGCTGCTCGACGCTCTGGCGCGAGCTGCTCCCTCGATTGTCCAACAACAGCTGCAACGCGGCTCCCACGAAGCGATCCCTGACAATCTCGATCAATCCCGCGTCCTCTATTTCCTCTAACAGCGAGGGGTCCCGTGTGGCAAGGGCCAGCAGCATGGATTCCTCTTTAGGCGTCGGCCTGCGCTCCGACTGCGCCGCCGGGACCGCGGCCGCCGAGGGCTTGCGCCGCTCGTTGCGCGCCGTCTGGATCTGCTGCCAGATCGCCGACTCGGCCACGCCCAGCCGACCCGCGGCCTCGCGCACCAGCAGCTCGCGTCGCGTGGCGTCCTCGACCCGCGCCAGTACCTGGCCGATGCGTTGGCCTGCGTGCACCTTGGCCTCAATGCTGCGGCCGGCCTCGGCCACGCGGTTGGCGATAAAGCGTTCGAGGATCGGCTCGGCCTGATCGAGCATTTCGCGCAACGGATCGGCCCCGTGCTCGCGCACGAAGCTGTCCGGGTCGTGCCCCTGGGGCAGCAGCACCACCAGCGGCTGTTGCGGTTTGTCCAGGAACAGCTCCATCGTCCTCCAGGCTGCCTTGCGTCCGGCGGCGTCGCCGTCGAAGAGCAGCACGATTCGCTCGGTATAGCGCGACAGCAGCCGCGCGTGATCCTCGGTCAGAGCCGTACCGCAGGTCGCCACTGCCTCGCCGATGCCGTGGGCTGCCAAAGCCAGCGAGTCGAAGTAGCCCTCGACAACCACCGCGCGCTTCGTCTGGCGTATCGCCTCGCGCGCCGTGTCCAGCCCGAACAGCACCCGACTCTTGTGGTACAGCTCGGACTCCTGGCTGTTGAGGTACTTGGGCTCGTCGTCCCCCAGCGCCCGTCCGCCAAAGCCCACGCAGCGCCCCTGCACGTCGCGGATCGGGATCATCACCCGGTTGCGGAACTTGTCGACCAGCGAGCCGCGGCGGCTTACGCCGATCAGTCCCAGAACCTCGGCGCGCTTAAGGTCGGCCTTGCGCGAGCGCAAATGCCGTACCAGCCCTTCCCACGAGTTGGGCGCAAAGCCCAGGCTGAAACGCTTGACCAGCTCGTCCGAGATCCCTCGCGCTGCCAGGTATTCGCGTACGTGCTTGCCGTGGCCATTATCGGCCAGCGACGCGGTGAAAAAACCCTCGGTCTCGGCGTTGACCGCCAGCAGCAGATCGCGCTCGCCGCGACGGCGCGACTGAGCATTGGACTCGGGTACCTCGATCCCCACCCGCTCGGCCAACGAACGCACCGCCTCGGGGAAGCTCATCCCCGTGATCTTCATCACGAAGTGGATCGGGCCGCCGCCCTCGCCGCAACCGAAGCAGTGAAAGGTCTGGCGCTCGGGGCTGACCACCAGGCTCGGATCCTTGTCCGGGTGGAACGGGCAGACCGCCCGCCAGTTGCGTCCGGCCTTCTTCAGCGTCAGGTGCTCCGATACCACCTGGACGATGTCCAGCCGCGACTTGAGCTGTTCGATGACCTCTTCGGGGATGGCCATCAATCGCCTCTGGGCGACCCGGGCGAGCCGGGTCCGGTTTGCGGCTTAGGTTTGCGCGACCCTGTCGGTGGCGTCAGTGTGATCAGCTCAATTGCTTGCGCACCAGCTCGCTGACGATCTTGCCGTCGGCGGCCCCGCGCACCTTTGCCATCACGGCTTTCATCACCGCGCCCATCTGCTTGGGTGAGTCAGCGCCGACCTCTTCGATTGCCTGTTTGACCAGCGGGGTCAATTCATCGACCGAGAGCTGCTGCGGCATGTATTCGCCCAGGATCTCCAACTCGGCGCGCTCGCCGTTTGCCAGATCCTCGCGGTTCGCCGCGGCGTAGCTCTCGATCGACTGTTTGCGTTGCTTAATCTGACTCGCGATCACCTCGATCACGGCCTGGTCGTCCAGCTCGCCACTGCCCTTGAGCTCGCGGTTCTGCACCGCGGCCTTGAGCATTCTCAACGTGGAGAGGCGCAGCTCTTCCTTGGCCTTGAGCGCGGTTACGCAGTCGTCGTTGATCCGCTTCTTAAGCGACATTTCTAGTAACGACCTACCTTGCGCATCTTCTTCAGCAGTCTTTTGCGTGCAGCGGCAGCTTTGCGTTTACTTTTAACGCTCGGCTTCTCGTAATGCTCGCGACGGCGCAGCTCCGAGAGGATACCCGCCTTCTCGCACTGCTTGCGGAAGCGACGCAAAGCGCCCTCATAAGACTCGTTCTCTCTAATACGAACGCCTGGCATCTAGAAACATCACCCCTTTCTATGATCAATTTGGGCGTTTCACGCTCGCCCGACAGCTCGGAATTCATTCGCGCCGCAGCGCGTATCCGTTAGTGCCCCGCGCGCCTATGGCGCGCGGGGGAACTAGTGTATTGATTCGCAAGCGGATGTCAAGGCTCAGCGCTACGAGCGTTGCACGGGTTGCGATTTGCGTCCGGCGGGTTGTCTCGGCGGCCGGGCAGTGGTAATCAAAGCTAATGTTTTCACCTGATTCCCAGTTAGTGCGCGAGGGGCCCTCTCGGTTGGCCGCTGAACTGGCGCGCTGGTGCGCGCTGCTGTTTGTGGGCATCGGAGTGGGCCGCGTCGCGCCCGAGGGCCTGACCCGCTTCATGGCCCTGGTCGGCGCCGCGCTGCTGGCGAGAATCTCCGTGAGCTTCCTCTACACCGATATTCAGTACGTCCGGGCGCGCCGCGGTGCGGGCAAGGGCCTGCGCGCCGAACCGTTGGTCGCCATGCTGTGGGTCGCAGCCTATGTGCTGCTGCTGTACCCCGGCAGGTTCGACGGACCGTTCCCCCTGGGGATGAGCGGCACGGCGGCGCCGCTGCTGTTGTTCATGTTCGTGGCTGCCGCAGCCCAACTCGCCGCTGAGCGGTTGGCCGATCTGCCCTCGTCGGACAACGAGGAGGATGAGGAGCAACGGCCCGGGGAGCGCGCCGCGCGCCGCGATCCGTACTTGCTGTCGACCAAGGTCGTGGCCCTCGAGGCGCTGGCCTGGCTGGTCGGCGGCCTGGCGTTCTGTCTGACTTGGCGCTCGATCCCCTCGGCGTTGTGGGGCCTGTGCGCGGGCAGCTTCCTGGCGTTGGTCTTCGGCCTGCTCGCACTGTGGTCCTCCGGCGGACTGAGGAGGATCGTGCCTCAGACCCACGGGATCGAGCACCCGCCGCACTCGCTGCTGATGGTCAGCATGGGCGCGGCGATGCTGATCGACGCGGTGCTCGCCGCACACCTGCTCCCGGCCCAGGATGTACCGGTCTACGGCCGGCTGTTCGTTGCCGGCAAGTTCATGCTGCTGCCCGGCGTGGCGATGTCGGCGATCGTAATGCAGACCATGTCCGATCCCACGGCGCACCTTGCCGAGCGCCGCCGCTCGTTCTCGCTGTCGCTGACTTTCCTGGTGCTGATCCTTGCCGGAGGAGTGTCCCTGGCCTTGGTCAAGCCCGAGTTCGTGGTCGAGGTGCTGTTCGGCGCGGACCCGGGCAACGCGGCCAAGCATCTGGGATTCGCGATGCTCGCCCAAGCCCTGGGCATCATCTGCGTCATGCTGATGCGGATGAACACCTGGTCCAAGGGTCGCCAGGGCTCGATCATCGGGCCGTTTCTCGCGCTGTTGCTCGCCGCGGGCTACGTGGCCTGGCATCGCCGCATCGCCGACTTCCTGGCGATACAGATCACGCTGTATACAGTGGTCACCCTGCTGATGCTGATCTGGACCGCGCGCATGCTCGGCTCGGGCGTGACCCGGGCCTATGACCTTGAAAGCTCGGTTCAGGCCCAGGAAGCGCCCCGGCGCGACAGCGTGTAACCCGCATCTAAAAACCGTAAATCGAGCTATAATTAAGACGTGTCTATTTGCGACAGCCCGTTCTGCGCGGTACGCAAGGATCTGATCAACCACGGCGGTGGCTGGCTGTGGTGGGAGCTGACCATGCGCAGCGGTGAAGTACGGCGTGTGCGCCTGCTCAAGACCTGGGTCGGCATGGGGCCTGCCGGGCCGTTCATCTGGGTCGCGGACGAGAACGATCCCACCGCAGAGCTGCGCCTCGACCTGGTCCAGGTCGTTCACATGCGGCCGACATAGGGTTGAGCGTTTCCATGCTTATTACGGATCAGCAACAGCAACGCCGATGCGCGCAACCGGTCGAATTATAATGCGATTATCGATTGAAAGCGTAACCTTGCGCTTTGACAACCCGCGGTAAAGGGTTTAGAAACGATTCGGCCGAGGAGGACTATTTTTGAGAGCCGCCGCCGCATTTATCCTCGCATTGACCCTGGTGTTGCCGCTCGTGTCCGACGTCCGGGCAGCGGGATCGGCCGCCGAGTCCGACCAGATAATCCAGATCAACGACCAGCAGCCCGCGGGAAGCGAGCTGATCGAGCTGTCCAAGGGGCAGACTATCGAGTTTTGCATCAGCAGCAATCCCACCACCGGCTACACTTGGCAGATCTCAGGCGTGGACGAGGCGCTGCTCGAGCTGCTACGCAACGATTATCAGGTCCAGGGACCGGGGATCGGAGCCGGCGGAGTGCGGACCGTGGTCTACCGCGCCAAGGCCGACGGCGAGTGCACGATCCAGATGATCCACTGCCGATCCTGGCAGTGCGAGCAGACCACCGTCGGCAGCTACAAAGCCCGAATCACCATCCGCTGAAAGCGTGACAACTGTGACGAATCAACGCTTGGAGTTGTAAATGATCAAACGAGCCTGCGTGCCCATGCTCTGCTGCCTGATAATCCTGGCCGCCTGCACCGCTGTTGCGGCCGATCGGCTGACACCGGCTGCGGTGCAGGCTGCCATCGACGAGGCCGGAGCGCAGTGGAGCGCCGCGACAAGTCCGCTGTCGCAACTGACCTACGAGCAGCTGTTGACGGTCGCCGCGGGGCTCGAGCTGGACTCGTGGGCCTTTGAGCAGACGCCGATCTGGAACAGCGGGACCAAGGACGAGCTGCCGGCGATTTTCGACTGGCGCTACAATCCCGGCGACTTCACCACCGTGCCCAAAAATCAGGGCTACTGCGGCGCCTGCGCCGGATTCGCCATGAGCTCGGTGCTCGAATCGTTAATCGAGATCTATTACGAAGATCCCAACCTCAACCCCGATCTGAGCGAGGCGCACGTGTTTTTCTGCGGCGGCGGCCAGTGCAATCGCGGCTCGACATCCGAGATGATGCTGCGCTACGCCCGCTACTATGGCGTGCCCGACGAGGCCTGCATGCCCTATACCGCGGGCTCCAACGCCCAAGACCAGAGCTGCTCCGCGTCGTGCCCCGACTGGCAGGAGCGCGCCCAGGCGATCATCGATTACAAGCGCGTGCCCACGGACCCGACGAGCATCATGCAGGCGCTTAACGAGGCGCCGCTGTTCGCCGGGATGATCATCTACCTCGACTTCGAGCTCTACGGCGGCGGGGTTTACGAGCACGTACTCGGGCCGTCGATCGGTGCCCACGCGGTGCAGATGGTCGGCTACAACGCCGAGGAGCAGTACTGGATCTGCAAGAACTCCTGGACCCCGGGCTGGGGCGAGGAGGGATTTTTCCGTATCCGCTGGGGCCAGGCCGAGATCGAGAACTGGCTGTACATTGCCGAGTACAACGGCGGCGTGCCCTGTTCGCTGAACACCAAGCCCGAGCTGGGACCGGCACGCTACTACGTGGGCGATCAAGAGCTCGGCGATGCCCCGCTGGTGGGCCAAAACGAGGACTTCAAGGTGCGGATCGACTTCGCCGACCTCGAGTGCAACCTGGCCGGCGGCGACATTATGGTCGACCAGGGCGAGGGGTACGAGCGGCTCGACCGGCTGCCCAAGGACGCCGGGTGCAGCTCCGACGAGTACGGGCCGATCGTCTTTTCGCCCGAGGAGCTGAGCCTGGGCGAACACACGATCAATGTGCGGGCCGAGGACCGTTGCGACGACCAGAGCTCGACCCTCGTGCTGCATTTCACTGTGACCGAGCAGCCGCCGGACCGTGGCGGCGACGACGACTCGGCGGACGATGACGACGACGGCGACAGCGGTGGCTCCTGCGGCTGACGCGCTGTTGTGAACGGAGATTTCGATGAGGCACGCGGCCTGTAGCCTTTTGATAATTGCGACGCTGCTGCTGGGCGCGGCCGGCGCGTGGGCCCTTGACGCGCAGTTTATCGCCGAGCTTCAGCAGTCGATCGAGCAGCGCGGCCTGCAGTGGCAGGCCGGGCCCAACCCGATCACCGAGCTGAGCCCCGAGCAGTACCGCCGCATTGCCGGAGGCCTGTTGCTCGACGATTGGTCCCTGGCGCAAGTGCCCATCTGGCGCGGCGATGCCAAGAACACGCTGCCCGATCAGCTGGACTGGCGCGCCAATCCGCTGAATTTCACCACCGGCGCCAAGAACCAGGGTCGCTGCGGCGCGTGCGGCGCGTTCGCCGGCTGCTCGCTGCTCGAGTCGCTGATGGAGATCTACTACGACGACCCGGACCTCGAGCCCGATATGTCCGAGGCGCACCTGTTTTTCTGCTCGGGCGGACAATGCGACGGCGGGACCACTGCGGACACGGTGCTGGATTACATGGTGGAATACGGCACGCCCGACGAGCAATGCTTCCCCTACGAGGCAGGCGATGACGGCGAGGACCAGCCGTGCTCAGACCATTGTTCGGACTGGGAGCAGCGAGCCGAGGCGATCATCGACTACAGCTGGGTCTCGGGCAATTCCCAGAGCATCATGCTAGCGCTAAACGAGGGGCCGCTGCTGGTGGGGATGTTGACCTACGAGGATTTCGGCGCCTACACCGACGGGATCTACGAGCACACCACGGGCGAACAGACCGGAGCCCACGGCGTGCTGATGGTCGGCTACGATGAGGACGAACAGTACTGGATTTGCAAAAATTCCTGGGGCGCGGCCTGGGGCGAGGGCGGGTTTTTCCGCATTCGCTGGGGCCAGTGCGAGATCGAGCGCTACGTGTTTAAGGGCGAGTACGCCGGAGGGGTTCCCTGTTCGCAGAACACCGCACCCGAGCTTGGACCGGTGCGCTACTACGTTGGCGAGACGCAGCTGGAGCAGCCCCAGATCAACGTTGGCGACGCACTGCGGATCGAGGTCGAGTTCCAAGACGCCCAGTGCAACCTGGCCGGCGGCGACATCCAGATCGACCTGGGCGAAGGCCAGGGCTTTGAGCGCTACCTGCGCCTGCCCTCCGACGCCGGTTGCTCGTCCAACGAGTACGGCCCGATCATCTACGAGCCCGAGGACCTGAGCGTGGGCGAACACAGCGTGCACTTCCGCGCCGTAGACCGCTGCGACGACCGCTCCGAGATCCTCGATCTGAGCTACAGCGTATCCGAACCGACGCCCGATCAGGACGACGACGACGACGATGCGCAAGACGCCGAGGAAGACGACGACGCGGGCTGCTGCTCCTAGACGCCACTGATCGTAAATCATGTGCTTTTTCAAGCCGGTTAGGGCGCTTTAGTAAGAAATTACTTTACGTCTGAGATTTGCCTAAAAATCGATGATTATTGCTGCTAATCAAGTACTTGCAAGCTATTCCATGATACTTTGCTTGAGGTGTTGCATACGAATTGGGATTTCAAATCACAGATTTCGTATAGGTTACGAAGCGCGTATAGTCGTTGGAATTGCAGGGTAATCGCGATTTGGCTCCATGCGATGTTCATATACTGCTTTTCCCTGCCGCGCAAGGTCTTGATTAATCAGGGTAATCTTGAAACCGCACGCATGCGATAATCTTTCGAAAAAATCCGCGATTTCCCTGTAATTCCGCCTAAGTACGATAGGGCTTAGTTGATCGCATAGGTTGAGTTTCCGCAGGTCTGTAACTAGATGATTCTAATGCGAAATAATCGCATGGAAAAATCGGCAAAACATTATGTCAACTACACGACTTCAGGCGTAATTTTCCAATCGACGTCCGAGATTTAGTTTTCAATGAGCACCACTATATTTTACCAGGAAGAGGAGGGTGTGTCAAATATAATTATATCACCATCGTGAATAAAACTCGCATTAGTGTAAATTATTATGTAGCCACCACCGTAGGATATCTGCCATAATATCTGAGGGCTGTAGTAGAAAAGGCCGACTACAACAATAGGATGTCGCGGGGTCATGCCATGGCTACATCGGAACAGATAAAATCACTCATCCGTTCACATTTTAGCACCGATGCGGAACGGTTCCATACCATTGCGCTTCAAGTCGCTGCGCACGAGGCACAAAATGGTCATGGAGCCCTTGCGCATGATATTCGTATAATTATTGATAAGGCCCGTAAGGAAACAAGACCCAACATTTTGAAGTTTCCTGATGATTTGCAGGGATTAGTGTACTCCGAGTCGTCCGATATCACCAAGGCCGCTCTTGTAATTCCCAACATTCTTGAAGCAAGGATTGAGCGCATTATACACGAACATAGACAACAACAGAAATTAAAGGCACACGGACTATCGCATCGAAGGAAAATTTTGTTTGTAGGCCCTCCGGGCACCGGAAAGACAATGTCCGCCCTGGTATTGGCTCACGAACTTCGTATGCAACTGTACACGATTCAGGTTGATCGTCTTGTTACTAAGTTTATGGGCGAGACCAGCGCCAAGCTAAGACAGATTTTCGATCTAATGCAGAGAGAATCGGGGGTATACTTTTTTGATGAATTCGACGCAATTGGTGGCGAACGATCAATGGACAACGACGTTGGCGAAATGCGCCGGGTTTTGAATGCGTTTTTACAGTTTATCGAGCGGGACACTTCAGACAGTCTAATTGTTGCGGCTACGAATAGCCCGAGATTGTTGGACAAAGCGCTTTTTAGACGATTTGATGACGTATTGTACTACGAAATTCCTAACCTGGAAGACCGCAGGAAATTAATAGCAAATGTTTTGGGATCGTTTATCGCCACGAGGTTCAGATGGAAGGCAGTTTTACACGAAAGCGAAGGTCTGAGCCAAGCAGAAATCGATATGGCATGTCGGGATGCAATAAAGCAGGCGATTCTTTCCGATAAAACCAAAGTGAGCGCATCCTTTTTATTGGTCATGATTAAAGAGCGGATAAGTATTCGCAGAGGTCAGAAGGCTTAGTTTAAAATGGCAGGTGAACAATATCGGCATATCTTTCTTGCAGGTCCATCAAGCTCACAAGGATTCACCAATCCCATAAGTGGAGGCTCCCCTCCTCGATTGCCGTCGAGGGATAGATCCCGCCATAGCAGGCACTTGCAGCAACAACTTCTGCAAGCGTGGAAAGAAGCGGATAACCGTCAAGCAGTTTCTCATGCCGACAGGGATGGCGCCTACATTGAATTTGAAAGCTCACCCGGATTTGATCTTGTGGTACGAAGCCTTGAGCGTATTGGCTCTGGCATACGGCTTCTTAATGTTAGAAAGGAGGGGACAGGGACCGATAAGCGTACACTTGCTACAGTCTATGTACCTTACAACAAACGCGGATATTTTTTAAGAAAAATTATAGCTTATGCCAAAGAGGACACAAAAAGTGGTAAGCCGAAAAACGCAAAGCTAATTGAGAGTATCTCAGACATTCGTCATGCCGTTCTCGAGTCTTTCTGGCGTTCTGATGAACGTGGCATGATCCCTGGCGATATTCGAGAATGGACGGAAGCATGGATCAGTAGTGATTCTGAAAAAATTGTAACCCGTTTTCATATCTTGCTAAGCAATCTTCAGATAGAACAGACAAAGGGAACACTTAAATTCCCTGAAAGAACGGTAAAACTAATTCTAGCCAACCGACATCAATTGGAACAGATTGTAGAACTTTCGGATGATTTAGCTGAGTTCCGTGCGGCCAAAGAAGTAGCATCGGCTATTATCGATCTTCAAAACCAAGATCAAGTGCAGCTTGTTCAAGATCTTTTAAGCCGAACTCGTTTCCGACAAAATGCGGAAAATTGCGTATGCATTCTCGATACAGGCGTGAACAACGGCCACTTGCTGATCAACCCGGTATTGGATAATGCCGACCTTCATTCTGCAAATCCGACCTGGGATATTAGCGATGATCGTGGCCATGGCACTCTAATGGCTGGAATTATTTCCTATGGCGATCTTCTTTCCGTCTTAAACTCGAACGGTCCTTTGATTGTTGATCATTGTTTAGAGTCATCGAAAATATTGCCTCCTCCTCCTGATCAAAATCCAAAAAAACTTTGGGGCGATATTACCTCACAAGGTATTAGCCGTGCAGAAATCCAGGCCCCTCAACGTAAGAGAATTTTCTGTATGGCTGTTACGTCGACAGATGATCGAGATCGCGGGCGCCCATCGTCTTGGTCTGCTATAATCGATAAACTTACATCTGGATATGAAGATGACACATATCGTTTTATCATCATTAGTGCTGGGAATGTTGATAATCCCGACAACTGGCGAAACTACCCAGAAGACAATCTCACAAATGAAGTCCATGATCCCGGCCAAGCATGGAACGCATTAACGGTTGGCTCATTTACTGAAAAAGACCGGATCAATGATCCGATGATGGGCGACTATGCTCCAATCGCACCCAATGGCGGGCTTTCTCCCTACAGCACAACGTCAACCTCTTGGCCAACTCGAAAATGGCCGATTAAACCGGATGTTGTTTTTGAGGGTGGTAACGTGGCTCGAGGACCGAACAATTCAATATACGCTCATGATGACCTTCAATTATTGTCGACCTCTTACAAGCCTCACATAGTCCAGTTCAGCAGA containing:
- the dnaG gene encoding DNA primase, translated to MAIPEEVIEQLKSRLDIVQVVSEHLTLKKAGRNWRAVCPFHPDKDPSLVVSPERQTFHCFGCGEGGGPIHFVMKITGMSFPEAVRSLAERVGIEVPESNAQSRRRGERDLLLAVNAETEGFFTASLADNGHGKHVREYLAARGISDELVKRFSLGFAPNSWEGLVRHLRSRKADLKRAEVLGLIGVSRRGSLVDKFRNRVMIPIRDVQGRCVGFGGRALGDDEPKYLNSQESELYHKSRVLFGLDTAREAIRQTKRAVVVEGYFDSLALAAHGIGEAVATCGTALTEDHARLLSRYTERIVLLFDGDAAGRKAAWRTMELFLDKPQQPLVVLLPQGHDPDSFVREHGADPLREMLDQAEPILERFIANRVAEAGRSIEAKVHAGQRIGQVLARVEDATRRELLVREAAGRLGVAESAIWQQIQTARNERRKPSAAAVPAAQSERRPTPKEESMLLALATRDPSLLEEIEDAGLIEIVRDRFVGAALQLLLDNRGSSSRQSVEQLLAGLEDQELARELAGAILSELPIDESNLRDAFYDCERRIRLADLRGKARQIAQELAQAKGDPQRERELLQRKQELSRQIGEVDSGVINAFGD
- a CDS encoding GatB/YqeY domain-containing protein yields the protein MSLKKRINDDCVTALKAKEELRLSTLRMLKAAVQNRELKGSGELDDQAVIEVIASQIKQRKQSIESYAAANREDLANGERAELEILGEYMPQQLSVDELTPLVKQAIEEVGADSPKQMGAVMKAVMAKVRGAADGKIVSELVRKQLS
- the rpsU gene encoding 30S ribosomal protein S21, producing MPGVRIRENESYEGALRRFRKQCEKAGILSELRRREHYEKPSVKSKRKAAAARKRLLKKMRKVGRY
- a CDS encoding protease inhibitor I42 family protein, translating into MRAAAAFILALTLVLPLVSDVRAAGSAAESDQIIQINDQQPAGSELIELSKGQTIEFCISSNPTTGYTWQISGVDEALLELLRNDYQVQGPGIGAGGVRTVVYRAKADGECTIQMIHCRSWQCEQTTVGSYKARITIR
- a CDS encoding C1 family peptidase, with the translated sequence MIKRACVPMLCCLIILAACTAVAADRLTPAAVQAAIDEAGAQWSAATSPLSQLTYEQLLTVAAGLELDSWAFEQTPIWNSGTKDELPAIFDWRYNPGDFTTVPKNQGYCGACAGFAMSSVLESLIEIYYEDPNLNPDLSEAHVFFCGGGQCNRGSTSEMMLRYARYYGVPDEACMPYTAGSNAQDQSCSASCPDWQERAQAIIDYKRVPTDPTSIMQALNEAPLFAGMIIYLDFELYGGGVYEHVLGPSIGAHAVQMVGYNAEEQYWICKNSWTPGWGEEGFFRIRWGQAEIENWLYIAEYNGGVPCSLNTKPELGPARYYVGDQELGDAPLVGQNEDFKVRIDFADLECNLAGGDIMVDQGEGYERLDRLPKDAGCSSDEYGPIVFSPEELSLGEHTINVRAEDRCDDQSSTLVLHFTVTEQPPDRGGDDDSADDDDDGDSGGSCG
- a CDS encoding C1 family peptidase, which encodes MRHAACSLLIIATLLLGAAGAWALDAQFIAELQQSIEQRGLQWQAGPNPITELSPEQYRRIAGGLLLDDWSLAQVPIWRGDAKNTLPDQLDWRANPLNFTTGAKNQGRCGACGAFAGCSLLESLMEIYYDDPDLEPDMSEAHLFFCSGGQCDGGTTADTVLDYMVEYGTPDEQCFPYEAGDDGEDQPCSDHCSDWEQRAEAIIDYSWVSGNSQSIMLALNEGPLLVGMLTYEDFGAYTDGIYEHTTGEQTGAHGVLMVGYDEDEQYWICKNSWGAAWGEGGFFRIRWGQCEIERYVFKGEYAGGVPCSQNTAPELGPVRYYVGETQLEQPQINVGDALRIEVEFQDAQCNLAGGDIQIDLGEGQGFERYLRLPSDAGCSSNEYGPIIYEPEDLSVGEHSVHFRAVDRCDDRSEILDLSYSVSEPTPDQDDDDDDAQDAEEDDDAGCCS
- a CDS encoding ATP-binding protein, which codes for MATSEQIKSLIRSHFSTDAERFHTIALQVAAHEAQNGHGALAHDIRIIIDKARKETRPNILKFPDDLQGLVYSESSDITKAALVIPNILEARIERIIHEHRQQQKLKAHGLSHRRKILFVGPPGTGKTMSALVLAHELRMQLYTIQVDRLVTKFMGETSAKLRQIFDLMQRESGVYFFDEFDAIGGERSMDNDVGEMRRVLNAFLQFIERDTSDSLIVAATNSPRLLDKALFRRFDDVLYYEIPNLEDRRKLIANVLGSFIATRFRWKAVLHESEGLSQAEIDMACRDAIKQAILSDKTKVSASFLLVMIKERISIRRGQKA
- a CDS encoding S8 family peptidase, encoding MQQQLLQAWKEADNRQAVSHADRDGAYIEFESSPGFDLVVRSLERIGSGIRLLNVRKEGTGTDKRTLATVYVPYNKRGYFLRKIIAYAKEDTKSGKPKNAKLIESISDIRHAVLESFWRSDERGMIPGDIREWTEAWISSDSEKIVTRFHILLSNLQIEQTKGTLKFPERTVKLILANRHQLEQIVELSDDLAEFRAAKEVASAIIDLQNQDQVQLVQDLLSRTRFRQNAENCVCILDTGVNNGHLLINPVLDNADLHSANPTWDISDDRGHGTLMAGIISYGDLLSVLNSNGPLIVDHCLESSKILPPPPDQNPKKLWGDITSQGISRAEIQAPQRKRIFCMAVTSTDDRDRGRPSSWSAIIDKLTSGYEDDTYRFIIISAGNVDNPDNWRNYPEDNLTNEVHDPGQAWNALTVGSFTEKDRINDPMMGDYAPIAPNGGLSPYSTTSTSWPTRKWPIKPDVVFEGGNVARGPNNSIYAHDDLQLLSTSYKPHIVQFSRFNATSASAALAAWMCAKIQTEYPEAWPETIRALIVHTAEWTATMKSQFLPNNYSNRKKDYAKLLRICGYGVPDLERALYCASNSLTLIAQAELQPFDKSESGGYITRDMHLYRLPWPTDILENLGGTQVQMRVTLSYFIEPGPGEVGWDDRYRYPSHSLRFAVNSPGELEDAFIKRINKQAWDEDGGHPGTTGPTDKWVIGDARNVGSIHSDIWKGTAADLADSRMVAIYPNVGWWRERHHLNRWDKRCRYSLIISIVTPEQAADIYIAVAQQIGVAIPIKVSVE